One segment of Humidesulfovibrio mexicanus DNA contains the following:
- the murG gene encoding undecaprenyldiphospho-muramoylpentapeptide beta-N-acetylglucosaminyltransferase: protein MTRLVVTTGGTGGHIFPALCVAAEVKRRAPKAAVLFLGASGPEGRLAAKAGLDFAALPASGVLGRGVKGVLSLFGVARGIALAARQLRRFRPETVIGFGGYAGFCPVLAAALLRIPCAVHEQNSVPGVTNRVLAKVAGRVFVSFDDKRGLFPALKVTRTGNPVRADIAEAKRPEATNRRNLLVLGGSQGAKPLNDAVLEALPLLQAAGVNLLHQTGAADEARIREAYAKAGADPSCAHGFIEGMAQAYAWADLVLCRAGASTIFELAATGAPSILVPFPQAAHDHQRVNAEHLADLGAAVLLDQKKLSARTLADMAAGLLDDAARLASMGRAARTFARPDAASRIVDGLEELCAEA from the coding sequence ATCACGCGGCTGGTGGTCACCACCGGCGGCACCGGGGGGCACATCTTCCCGGCCCTGTGCGTGGCCGCGGAGGTGAAGCGCCGCGCTCCCAAGGCCGCCGTGCTCTTCCTGGGCGCGTCGGGTCCGGAGGGGCGGCTTGCGGCCAAGGCCGGACTGGATTTCGCCGCCCTGCCCGCCAGCGGCGTGCTGGGTCGGGGCGTCAAGGGCGTGCTGTCGCTCTTCGGCGTTGCGCGCGGGATTGCGCTGGCCGCGCGCCAACTCAGGCGCTTCCGGCCGGAGACGGTCATCGGCTTCGGCGGATACGCGGGCTTCTGCCCGGTGCTGGCCGCAGCCCTGCTGCGCATTCCCTGCGCCGTGCACGAGCAGAACTCCGTGCCGGGCGTCACCAACCGCGTTTTGGCCAAGGTTGCCGGACGGGTGTTCGTGTCCTTCGACGACAAACGCGGCCTGTTCCCGGCGCTCAAGGTGACGCGCACCGGCAACCCCGTGCGCGCCGACATCGCCGAGGCGAAGCGCCCGGAGGCCACGAATCGCCGCAACCTGCTGGTGCTGGGCGGCAGCCAAGGGGCCAAACCGCTGAACGATGCCGTTCTGGAAGCCCTGCCCCTGCTCCAGGCCGCAGGGGTGAACCTCCTGCACCAGACGGGCGCGGCCGACGAGGCGCGCATCCGCGAGGCCTACGCCAAGGCCGGAGCAGACCCGTCCTGCGCGCACGGTTTCATCGAGGGCATGGCGCAAGCCTACGCCTGGGCCGACCTGGTCCTGTGCCGGGCCGGGGCGTCCACGATTTTCGAGCTGGCGGCCACGGGCGCGCCGTCCATTCTGGTGCCCTTCCCCCAGGCGGCCCACGACCACCAACGTGTGAACGCCGAACACTTGGCCGACCTGGGTGCGGCAGTGCTGCTGGATCAGAAGAAGCTTTCCGCCCGCACCCTGGCCGACATGGCGGCCGGGCTGCTGGACGACGCGGCGCGCCTGGCCTCCATGGGCCGCGCGGCCAGAACCTTTGCCAGGCCAGATGCCGCCAGCCGCATCGTGGACGGCCTGGAGGAGCTGTGCGCCGAGGCGTGA
- the ftsW gene encoding putative lipid II flippase FtsW: MNQRRNVQYYPMDFWLLFSALLLAGFGLIMVFSSSGIMAERFFGDKYLFFKKQALFALVGTGVMIFCARVKRGFFFNHTYLWVFLAVALLVLCQVVGAVIGGSRRWIPLGPFSLQPLEFAKIALALYLAFFFAKKQELVQAKSFSVGVIPPFAVTGVLCGLLMMQPDFGGAAFMCFILFFMCFVGGTRIIYLLLSAAISAWAGWMLIASAPYRLKRWTAFLDPFAVAKDEGYQLVQSLYAFGSGKFFGAGLGAGKQKLFFLPEAHNDFIMAVVGEELGFFGISLIFLLVGFMLIRAFRVAFLQEDLMERFAAFGMSVILALGFCLNLAVVLGTVPPKGVPMPFISYGGSSLLASFICVGILLNLSRSRT; encoded by the coding sequence ATGAACCAGCGCCGCAACGTGCAATACTATCCCATGGATTTCTGGCTGCTGTTCTCGGCCCTGCTGCTGGCCGGGTTCGGGCTCATCATGGTCTTTTCCAGCTCCGGCATCATGGCCGAACGCTTCTTCGGCGACAAGTACCTGTTTTTCAAGAAGCAAGCGCTGTTCGCACTTGTGGGCACCGGGGTCATGATCTTCTGCGCGAGGGTGAAACGCGGCTTCTTCTTCAACCACACGTATCTGTGGGTGTTCCTGGCCGTGGCGCTCCTGGTGCTCTGCCAGGTGGTGGGCGCGGTCATCGGCGGCAGCCGCCGCTGGATACCGCTGGGCCCCTTTTCGCTGCAGCCTCTGGAGTTCGCCAAGATCGCCCTGGCCTTGTACCTGGCCTTCTTCTTCGCCAAAAAGCAGGAGCTGGTGCAGGCCAAGTCCTTCAGCGTGGGCGTCATTCCACCCTTCGCCGTCACCGGCGTGCTGTGCGGACTGCTGATGATGCAGCCCGACTTCGGCGGCGCGGCGTTCATGTGCTTCATTCTGTTCTTCATGTGCTTCGTTGGCGGCACCCGCATCATCTACTTGCTCCTTTCCGCCGCCATCAGCGCCTGGGCGGGATGGATGCTCATCGCCTCCGCCCCGTACAGGCTGAAGCGCTGGACCGCCTTCCTGGACCCCTTCGCCGTGGCCAAGGACGAAGGCTACCAACTGGTGCAGTCGCTCTACGCCTTCGGCTCCGGCAAGTTCTTCGGCGCGGGGCTTGGCGCAGGCAAGCAAAAACTCTTCTTCCTGCCAGAGGCCCACAACGACTTCATCATGGCCGTTGTGGGCGAAGAGCTGGGATTCTTCGGCATCTCGCTCATTTTCCTCCTGGTGGGCTTCATGCTCATCCGCGCCTTCCGGGTGGCCTTCCTGCAGGAGGACCTCATGGAGCGCTTCGCGGCCTTCGGCATGAGCGTCATCCTGGCCCTGGGCTTCTGCCTCAACCTGGCTGTGGTGCTGGGCACCGTGCCGCCCAAGGGCGTGCCCATGCCCTTCATCAGCTACGGCGGCAGTTCGCTGCTCGCCTCCTTCATCTGCGTCGGCATCCTGCTCAACCTGTCCAGGAGCCGCACATGA
- the murD gene encoding UDP-N-acetylmuramoyl-L-alanine--D-glutamate ligase: MDRTVGIFQSLKIFENRQAVVVGAGVSGLAACRFLLSLGARVRLVDAKPDLSPGVLQKVHADPASVGLTLEAGPHTPAQFADAHLVVLSPGVPVKKLAPVLADVDPARVVAEMEFASWFLTEPVIAITGTNGKTTTTTLVGRILESAGLSVFVGGNIGTPLCDYLMAERAADVLVIEISSFQLQNCRSFAPRVAALLNFSANHLDYHADMEEYLQAKLQLFARQDHGCTAVVPESMRAELVARGFTKARVEGFAAEDTDFDCPGLPGAHNRENIAAAWRMVRPFGVTEAQARKAVAEFHALAHRIEPVGETNGVLFVNDSKATTLDSVCAAVKSFGRPVRLLLGGVFKGGDVASMLPTLTGRVASIGLFGAAREVFEPVLAPHFPVSWDQTLEAAVRRQFGQAKPGDVILLSPATASFDAYSSYTERGRDFVRVAQAIASEHGGGR, translated from the coding sequence ATGGACAGGACAGTCGGCATCTTTCAAAGTCTAAAGATTTTCGAGAATCGTCAGGCCGTTGTGGTCGGGGCGGGGGTCTCCGGATTGGCCGCGTGCCGCTTCCTGCTTTCGCTCGGCGCGCGCGTGCGGCTGGTGGACGCCAAGCCCGATCTCTCGCCAGGCGTGCTCCAGAAGGTCCATGCCGACCCCGCTTCCGTTGGCCTGACGCTTGAGGCGGGGCCGCACACTCCGGCCCAGTTCGCGGATGCGCACCTTGTGGTGCTCTCCCCCGGCGTGCCTGTGAAGAAGCTTGCCCCTGTGCTGGCGGACGTGGACCCGGCCCGCGTGGTGGCGGAGATGGAATTCGCCTCCTGGTTCCTTACCGAACCGGTCATCGCCATCACCGGCACCAACGGCAAGACCACCACGACAACCCTTGTGGGCCGCATTCTGGAAAGCGCCGGACTGTCGGTGTTTGTCGGCGGCAACATCGGCACACCGCTGTGCGACTACCTCATGGCCGAACGCGCGGCCGATGTGCTGGTCATCGAGATCTCCAGCTTCCAGTTGCAGAACTGCCGGAGCTTCGCGCCGCGCGTGGCGGCCCTGCTGAACTTCTCGGCCAACCACCTGGACTACCACGCCGACATGGAGGAGTACCTCCAGGCCAAGCTGCAGCTCTTTGCCCGGCAGGACCACGGCTGCACCGCCGTGGTGCCCGAGTCCATGCGCGCGGAGCTTGTGGCTCGCGGCTTCACCAAGGCGCGGGTGGAAGGCTTTGCCGCCGAGGACACGGACTTCGACTGCCCCGGCCTGCCCGGCGCGCACAACCGCGAGAACATCGCCGCCGCGTGGCGCATGGTGCGCCCCTTCGGCGTCACCGAGGCCCAGGCGCGCAAGGCCGTGGCCGAGTTCCACGCCCTGGCCCACCGCATCGAACCCGTTGGCGAGACCAACGGCGTGCTGTTCGTCAACGATTCCAAAGCGACCACTTTGGATTCGGTGTGCGCGGCGGTGAAGAGCTTCGGCAGGCCGGTGCGGCTGCTTCTGGGCGGTGTGTTCAAGGGGGGCGATGTCGCCTCCATGCTGCCCACGCTCACCGGCAGGGTGGCGTCCATCGGGCTCTTCGGCGCCGCGCGCGAGGTGTTCGAGCCCGTGCTCGCCCCGCATTTCCCTGTGAGCTGGGACCAGACCCTTGAAGCAGCGGTGCGCCGCCAGTTCGGCCAGGCCAAACCGGGCGACGTGATCCTGCTTTCTCCCGCCACGGCGAGTTTCGACGCCTATTCCAGCTACACCGAACGCGGCCGCGACTTCGTCCGCGTGGCCCAGGCCATCGCCAGCGAACATGGGGGTGGGCGATGA
- the mraY gene encoding phospho-N-acetylmuramoyl-pentapeptide-transferase, translating into MIYHLLVPLAAQFTLFNVFRYITFRSVYALLTALVISVLFGPRLIEWLKALRCRQHILQEVTCHQAKEGTPTMGGLIIAAALVPSVLLWADLTNVYIWLTLLVFLGFGAVGFWDDYTKVVKKQNKGISPRAKLAGQLLVAGAAITLLLFQPAYSTMLSVPFFKHIHPNLGLFYVPFAVLVLVAASNAVNLTDGLDGLAIGPVVVSAACFALFIYAAGNAVIAQYLNITPVPGVGEVTVFCGALVGAGLGFLWFNAYPAQVFMGDVGSLSLGGTLGFIAVLAKQELILALVGGVFVFETLSVILQVGYFKMTGGKRFFRMAPLHHHFELKGIPESKIIIRFWILSILMALMALSTLKLR; encoded by the coding sequence ATGATCTATCATCTGCTTGTCCCCCTGGCGGCACAGTTCACGCTGTTCAACGTCTTCCGCTACATCACCTTCCGCAGCGTGTACGCGTTGCTCACCGCGCTGGTGATCTCCGTTCTGTTCGGCCCCAGGCTCATCGAATGGCTCAAGGCCCTGCGCTGCCGCCAGCACATCCTGCAGGAAGTCACCTGCCACCAGGCCAAGGAAGGCACTCCCACCATGGGCGGCCTGATCATCGCCGCCGCCCTCGTGCCCAGCGTGCTGCTCTGGGCCGACCTGACGAACGTCTACATCTGGCTCACCCTGCTGGTTTTCCTGGGCTTTGGCGCTGTAGGCTTCTGGGACGACTACACCAAGGTGGTCAAGAAGCAGAACAAGGGCATTTCGCCCCGCGCCAAGCTGGCCGGCCAGCTTTTGGTGGCGGGCGCGGCCATCACCCTGCTGCTGTTCCAGCCCGCCTACTCCACCATGCTTTCGGTGCCCTTTTTCAAACACATCCACCCCAACCTGGGGCTCTTCTACGTGCCCTTCGCCGTGCTGGTGCTGGTGGCCGCCTCCAACGCCGTGAACCTCACCGACGGCCTGGACGGTCTGGCCATCGGCCCCGTGGTGGTGAGCGCGGCCTGCTTCGCCCTGTTCATCTACGCCGCAGGCAACGCGGTCATCGCCCAGTACCTGAACATCACCCCCGTGCCCGGCGTGGGCGAGGTGACGGTGTTCTGCGGGGCGCTGGTGGGCGCGGGCCTGGGCTTCCTGTGGTTCAACGCCTACCCGGCCCAGGTGTTCATGGGCGACGTGGGCTCCCTTTCGCTCGGCGGCACGCTGGGCTTCATCGCCGTGCTGGCCAAGCAGGAACTCATCCTGGCGCTGGTTGGCGGCGTGTTCGTCTTTGAAACCCTCTCGGTCATCCTCCAGGTGGGCTACTTCAAGATGACCGGCGGCAAACGCTTCTTCCGCATGGCCCCCCTGCACCACCACTTCGAACTCAAGGGCATTCCGGAATCCAAGATCATCATCCGGTTCTGGATCCTTTCCATCCTCATGGCCTTGATGGCCCTGAGCACGCTCAAGCTGCGCTAG
- a CDS encoding UDP-N-acetylmuramoyl-tripeptide--D-alanyl-D-alanine ligase gives MKLSLRDVVLCLNGEAYSGPDADRELLRVCTDSRAVAPGDLFFCLRGERFDAHDFAQTVAQAGAACIVAARELPGLPCPVVVVDDTQKALGRLARCWRDRFGAREGTRVVAVTGTAGKTTLKELLAQTLGGVLRVAKNHKNFNNQIGLPLSILSADGTEDAWVMELGISQPGDMDELGPIIAPDLAVVLNIGPAHLQGLGDLSGVARAKASLLRHLAPGGRGLCCMDYPELWTEAQALLPDVEGFSTKNSFAKYYARFEETLSEGGGLYEVIMDGQAFWAELPACGAHFAENAAAVVGACHMLGLDAERIASGLAGANLPDQRFCCAESGCWRVVDDTYNANPLSMRRSIEAARLLAGKERLVLVLGDMKELGPGAMEAHRELGAAIAAAAPDSVFFQGEYAQAVAQGAPGVAVTRVDAPGQVLEALAGLSGGGTILVKGSRSCRMEEHAKALLAGLAHTGGRA, from the coding sequence ATGAAGCTCTCCCTGCGCGATGTGGTCCTGTGCCTGAACGGCGAGGCGTATTCCGGTCCCGATGCGGACCGGGAGCTCTTGCGCGTGTGCACGGACAGCCGCGCCGTCGCCCCCGGCGACCTCTTCTTCTGCCTCAGGGGGGAACGGTTCGACGCCCACGACTTCGCCCAGACCGTCGCCCAGGCGGGCGCGGCGTGCATCGTGGCCGCCCGCGAGCTTCCGGGCCTGCCCTGCCCCGTGGTGGTGGTGGACGACACGCAAAAGGCCCTGGGCCGCCTGGCCCGCTGCTGGCGCGACCGCTTCGGCGCGCGCGAAGGGACCAGGGTGGTGGCGGTTACCGGCACGGCGGGCAAGACGACCCTGAAGGAGCTTCTGGCCCAGACCCTGGGCGGCGTGCTGCGCGTGGCCAAGAACCACAAGAATTTCAACAACCAGATCGGCCTGCCCCTGTCCATCCTCTCCGCCGATGGCACGGAGGACGCCTGGGTCATGGAACTGGGCATCAGCCAGCCCGGCGACATGGACGAACTCGGCCCCATCATCGCCCCGGACCTTGCCGTGGTGCTCAACATCGGCCCCGCGCATTTGCAGGGCCTGGGCGACCTCTCCGGCGTGGCCCGCGCCAAGGCGTCGCTTTTGCGGCATCTGGCCCCCGGCGGGCGCGGTTTGTGCTGCATGGACTACCCGGAGCTTTGGACCGAGGCCCAGGCCCTGCTGCCGGACGTGGAAGGCTTTTCCACCAAAAACAGCTTCGCCAAGTATTACGCACGCTTCGAGGAAACGCTGTCAGAGGGCGGCGGGCTCTATGAAGTCATCATGGACGGACAGGCCTTCTGGGCCGAGCTGCCCGCCTGCGGCGCGCACTTCGCCGAGAACGCCGCTGCCGTTGTCGGCGCCTGCCACATGCTGGGACTCGACGCCGAACGCATCGCCTCCGGCCTGGCAGGAGCGAACCTGCCTGACCAGCGCTTCTGCTGCGCCGAGTCCGGGTGCTGGCGTGTGGTGGACGACACCTACAACGCCAACCCGCTGTCCATGCGCCGCAGCATCGAGGCCGCGCGCCTGCTGGCGGGAAAGGAACGACTGGTGCTGGTGCTGGGCGACATGAAGGAGCTTGGCCCCGGCGCAATGGAAGCGCACAGGGAGCTTGGCGCGGCCATCGCCGCAGCCGCGCCCGATTCCGTATTTTTTCAGGGCGAATACGCCCAGGCAGTGGCCCAGGGCGCTCCCGGCGTCGCCGTGACGCGCGTGGACGCACCTGGCCAGGTGCTTGAGGCCCTTGCCGGGCTTTCCGGCGGGGGCACCATCCTGGTGAAGGGCTCGCGTTCCTGCCGCATGGAAGAACACGCCAAGGCGCTTCTGGCGGGCCTTGCACACACGGGGGGGCGCGCATGA
- a CDS encoding UDP-N-acetylmuramoyl-L-alanyl-D-glutamate--2,6-diaminopimelate ligase — MVRTDSRKVLPGEVFVLMPSAVDKAAAYLADAIARGASWIVVDQETAVPGDLQVSLVRVEDPAETLGELADAYFNTREQAMQVVGITGTNGKTTVSYLLEGLLSACGRSVGVLGTVAYRWPGHSVDASLTTPGCWRLHELFAQMSASGVDTVIMEASSHALHQKRVAGLEFDAAALTNLTQDHLDYHHDFETYYQAKRLLFGAYPRPDKHKAANADDPYGARLLKEFPDALGFTLDDAQSGDGPMLRGSLVECTATGLHLRMEWEGKCWSLKSGLVGRHNASNLLAAQAVALGLGLGPADMQPLAPFTGVPGRLERVSNSHGLDIFVDYAHTPDALVNVQRALRNAGFKRLITVFGCGGDRDRTKRPLMGRAVAELADVCVLTSDNPRHEDPLAIMADVRPGLEKARSVIEDADRYQALLKAVALLEPGDALLVAGKGHEAYQQVGDVKHPFSDVEAVKRAVHEVKG; from the coding sequence ATGGTCCGCACAGACTCGCGCAAGGTGCTTCCCGGCGAGGTTTTCGTGCTCATGCCCAGCGCGGTGGACAAGGCCGCGGCATACCTTGCCGACGCCATCGCCCGCGGGGCTTCCTGGATCGTTGTCGACCAGGAGACGGCCGTGCCGGGCGATCTCCAGGTCTCGCTCGTGCGCGTGGAGGATCCGGCTGAAACGTTGGGCGAACTCGCCGACGCCTATTTCAACACCCGCGAGCAGGCCATGCAGGTGGTGGGCATAACCGGCACCAACGGCAAAACCACGGTGAGCTACCTTCTGGAAGGCCTGCTTTCCGCCTGCGGCCGCAGCGTGGGCGTGCTGGGCACAGTGGCCTACCGCTGGCCCGGCCACAGCGTGGACGCCAGCCTGACCACCCCCGGCTGCTGGCGGCTGCACGAGCTCTTCGCCCAGATGTCCGCCTCCGGGGTGGATACGGTCATCATGGAGGCCAGCTCCCATGCCCTGCACCAAAAGCGCGTGGCCGGGCTGGAGTTCGATGCCGCCGCGCTGACCAACCTGACCCAGGACCACCTGGACTACCACCACGATTTCGAAACGTACTACCAGGCCAAACGCCTGCTTTTCGGCGCATACCCGCGTCCGGACAAGCACAAGGCCGCAAATGCCGACGACCCTTACGGCGCGCGGCTGCTGAAGGAATTCCCGGACGCGCTGGGCTTCACACTGGACGACGCGCAAAGCGGCGACGGTCCCATGCTGCGCGGTAGCCTGGTGGAATGCACGGCCACCGGCCTGCATCTGCGCATGGAATGGGAAGGCAAGTGCTGGAGCCTCAAGTCCGGACTGGTGGGAAGGCACAACGCCTCCAATCTGCTGGCGGCGCAAGCCGTGGCCCTGGGCCTGGGCCTGGGCCCGGCGGACATGCAGCCGCTCGCCCCCTTCACCGGGGTCCCCGGCAGGCTGGAACGCGTGTCCAACAGCCATGGGTTGGACATCTTCGTGGACTACGCCCACACGCCGGATGCGCTTGTGAACGTGCAGCGCGCCCTGCGCAACGCCGGTTTCAAGCGGCTGATCACCGTGTTCGGCTGCGGAGGCGATCGCGACCGCACCAAGCGGCCGCTCATGGGCCGCGCCGTGGCCGAACTGGCGGACGTCTGCGTGCTCACCTCGGACAACCCCCGCCACGAAGATCCGCTGGCCATCATGGCCGATGTGCGCCCCGGCCTGGAAAAGGCCAGGAGCGTCATCGAGGACGCCGACCGCTACCAGGCCCTGCTCAAGGCCGTGGCCCTGCTTGAGCCCGGCGACGCTCTGCTTGTGGCGGGCAAGGGCCACGAGGCCTACCAGCAGGTGGGCGATGTCAAACACCCCTTCTCCGATGTCGAAGCGGTGAAGCGGGCGGTGCACGAGGTCAAGGGATGA
- a CDS encoding penicillin-binding transpeptidase domain-containing protein codes for MAVKSRIERKRPKEARTKTDVVRLKLVFVAFVFASLWLALWCRAGYVQLFLGPTLSAAAGKQNLATEFELGERGRIYASNNALLATSVESKSVYASPVEIQSPARTAQVLAQILGAPRKNLQKDLSSRKGFVWVKRQIDDAEAQALAQANLPGIHLTSEFRRMYPNRHLAGQVLGFVDVDGKGLEGVENLFDERMAGGRAKFVVQRDASGRRLYLDDEGREMNIRGQDVRLTIDTVVQDAAEQALADAVTRFNGRSGMAMVVRVETGDILALAHYPFFNSNIPRQTKPAVRRNRAALDIYEPGSTMKPFLFASALENKVVDPNKVFDCENGKWTLRGKTIRDTHPYRWLSANRVLRYSSNIGTAKIGLALGAQPYYNTLRGLGFGERPGLGLPSESPGILRQAKEWTEFDLAAMSFGQGIGVTSLQMAKAYLCLANKGVARPLRLVLDPPAEELPEPARVFSAQTADSVLSMMREVVEEDGTGKVARIPGVSMAGKTGTAQKVGGAGKGYGEGIVASFVGIVPAEKPEFIFMVAVDEPTPVVYGGVVAAPAVRDIALKTLAYYGRLPEAKVPRQEDVSESSMTARAPHPPTAEGGGATVPNLMGLSVRRALEVLGKRGIVPSLKGGGMEITNQKPAPGEPWPDGGTTAKDGGFILWLGQGDKEAKQ; via the coding sequence ATGGCGGTCAAAAGTCGCATCGAGCGCAAGCGGCCCAAGGAGGCCCGAACCAAGACGGACGTGGTCAGGCTCAAGCTGGTCTTCGTCGCGTTCGTGTTCGCGTCCTTGTGGCTGGCCTTGTGGTGCCGCGCGGGATACGTGCAGCTCTTCCTCGGGCCGACGCTCTCCGCCGCGGCGGGCAAGCAGAACCTGGCCACGGAGTTCGAACTGGGCGAGCGCGGGCGCATTTACGCCAGCAACAACGCCCTGTTGGCCACCAGCGTGGAGAGCAAGAGCGTGTACGCCTCGCCCGTTGAGATACAGAGCCCCGCCCGCACCGCGCAGGTGCTGGCGCAAATTCTGGGCGCTCCCAGGAAAAACCTGCAGAAGGATCTCTCCTCGCGCAAGGGCTTCGTCTGGGTCAAGCGGCAAATCGACGATGCCGAGGCCCAGGCCCTGGCGCAGGCCAATCTGCCGGGCATCCACCTCACCAGCGAATTCCGCCGCATGTATCCCAACCGGCACCTGGCCGGGCAGGTGCTCGGCTTCGTGGATGTGGACGGCAAGGGGCTGGAAGGCGTCGAGAACCTCTTTGACGAACGCATGGCCGGTGGACGCGCCAAGTTCGTGGTCCAGCGCGACGCCTCCGGCCGGAGGCTGTACCTGGACGACGAAGGCCGCGAGATGAACATCCGCGGGCAAGACGTGCGGCTGACCATCGACACCGTTGTGCAGGACGCCGCCGAACAGGCCCTTGCGGACGCGGTGACGCGCTTCAACGGTCGTTCGGGCATGGCCATGGTCGTGCGCGTGGAAACGGGCGACATCCTGGCCCTGGCCCACTACCCGTTCTTCAATTCCAACATCCCGCGGCAAACCAAGCCCGCGGTGCGCAGAAACCGCGCCGCCCTGGACATCTACGAGCCGGGCAGCACCATGAAGCCCTTCCTCTTTGCCTCCGCCCTGGAAAACAAGGTGGTGGACCCCAACAAGGTCTTCGACTGCGAAAACGGCAAATGGACCCTGCGCGGCAAGACCATCCGCGACACCCACCCGTATCGCTGGCTTTCGGCCAACCGGGTGCTGCGCTACTCAAGCAACATCGGCACGGCCAAGATCGGCCTGGCCCTGGGCGCGCAGCCCTACTACAACACCCTGCGCGGCCTGGGCTTCGGCGAACGCCCTGGCCTGGGGCTGCCCAGCGAATCGCCGGGCATCCTGCGCCAGGCCAAGGAATGGACGGAATTCGACCTGGCGGCCATGTCCTTTGGACAGGGCATCGGCGTCACCAGCCTACAAATGGCCAAGGCCTACCTCTGCCTGGCCAACAAGGGCGTTGCGCGCCCGCTGCGCCTGGTGCTCGATCCCCCGGCCGAGGAACTGCCCGAGCCCGCGCGCGTGTTCAGCGCGCAGACCGCGGACAGCGTGCTTTCCATGATGCGCGAAGTCGTCGAGGAGGACGGGACCGGCAAGGTGGCGCGCATTCCCGGAGTCAGCATGGCCGGCAAGACCGGAACCGCACAGAAGGTGGGCGGCGCTGGCAAGGGGTATGGCGAAGGCATCGTGGCCAGCTTTGTCGGCATCGTGCCTGCGGAGAAGCCGGAGTTCATCTTCATGGTCGCCGTGGACGAGCCCACCCCGGTGGTCTATGGCGGCGTGGTGGCCGCCCCCGCCGTGCGCGACATCGCCCTCAAGACACTGGCCTATTACGGCCGCCTGCCAGAGGCCAAAGTCCCCAGGCAGGAGGACGTTTCCGAAAGCAGCATGACCGCGCGCGCCCCGCACCCGCCCACTGCGGAAGGCGGCGGCGCCACGGTGCCGAACCTCATGGGGCTGTCCGTGCGCAGGGCGCTGGAAGTCCTCGGCAAACGCGGCATCGTGCCCTCGCTCAAGGGCGGCGGCATGGAAATAACGAACCAGAAGCCCGCACCGGGCGAACCCTGGCCAGATGGCGGAACCACGGCCAAGGACGGAGGGTTCATCCTCTGGCTGGGACAGGGAGATAAGGAGGCCAAGCAGTGA
- the rsmH gene encoding 16S rRNA (cytosine(1402)-N(4))-methyltransferase RsmH, with the protein MSEAEKVPHIPVMLEEVVGHLSPRPGGRYLDGTLGLAGHSLGILRASGGAAELVCLDRDEQALALARKRLEEFPGRAKTFHLPFSRFEEALDEAGWDAVDGAMLDLGVSSLQLDEAERGFSFHQDGPLDMRMDATSGMDSAKVIVNRTHYEDLRSIIRDLGGEPLGGKIARAIIRAREQAEIATTSRLAEIVSRAYPPDRRREARNHPATRTFMGLRMAVNHELEELSYFLERIVTRLKPGARVAVISFHSAEDRVVKESFRYWAKGCRCPLEQAVCTCDRIPVLKVLTKKPQQPTQLEVDRNPRSRSAKLRVAERLPGAEGAR; encoded by the coding sequence ATGTCCGAGGCTGAAAAGGTTCCCCACATCCCGGTGATGCTCGAAGAGGTGGTGGGGCATCTCTCTCCCCGTCCGGGCGGGCGCTACCTGGACGGAACCCTGGGTCTGGCCGGGCACAGCCTGGGCATTCTGCGGGCAAGCGGCGGCGCGGCCGAACTGGTTTGCCTGGACCGCGACGAGCAGGCGCTGGCCCTGGCCCGCAAGCGTCTTGAGGAATTTCCCGGCCGCGCCAAGACCTTCCACCTGCCCTTCAGCAGGTTCGAGGAAGCCTTGGACGAGGCGGGTTGGGACGCGGTGGACGGGGCCATGCTGGACCTGGGCGTCAGTTCGCTGCAGTTGGACGAGGCGGAGCGGGGCTTCAGCTTTCATCAGGACGGGCCGCTGGACATGCGCATGGACGCCACGAGCGGAATGGATTCGGCCAAGGTCATCGTAAACCGGACGCATTACGAGGACCTCAGGAGCATCATCCGCGACCTGGGCGGGGAGCCGCTGGGCGGCAAGATCGCCCGGGCCATCATCCGCGCGCGCGAGCAGGCCGAGATCGCCACCACGTCACGGCTTGCGGAAATCGTCAGCAGGGCGTACCCCCCCGACCGCCGCCGCGAGGCGCGCAATCACCCGGCCACGCGCACCTTCATGGGGCTGCGCATGGCCGTGAATCATGAGCTTGAGGAATTGTCGTATTTTCTTGAACGCATTGTGACCCGCCTGAAGCCGGGCGCCCGGGTGGCCGTCATCTCCTTCCACTCCGCCGAGGACCGCGTGGTGAAGGAGAGTTTCCGCTATTGGGCCAAGGGCTGCCGCTGTCCGCTTGAGCAGGCCGTGTGCACCTGCGACCGCATCCCGGTTCTGAAGGTGCTGACCAAGAAGCCCCAGCAGCCCACCCAGCTTGAAGTGGACCGCAACCCCAGAAGCCGCAGCGCCAAGCTGCGCGTGGCGGAGCGCCTGCCCGGCGCGGAAGGTGCGCGGTGA